From one Callithrix jacchus isolate 240 chromosome 2, calJac240_pri, whole genome shotgun sequence genomic stretch:
- the F2R gene encoding proteinase-activated receptor 1, translating into MGPRRLLLLVAAGLSLCGPLSSARTQAHRPESKATNTTLGLRTFFLRNPDDKYEPFWEDEEKNKSVLTEYRSISINKSRLLQKPLPAFISEDASGYLTSSWLTLFVPSVYTGVFVVSLPLNIMAIIVFILKMKVKKPAVVYMLHLATADVLFVSVLPFKISYYFSGSDWKFGSELCRFVTAAFYCNMYASIMLMTVISIDRFLAVVYPIQSLSWRTLGRASFTCLAIWALAIAGVVPLLLKEQTLQVPGLNITTCHDVLNETLLEGYYAYYFSAFSAVFFFVPLLISTVCYVSIIRCLSSSTVANRSKKSRALFLSAAVFCIFVICFGPTNILLIAHYSFLFHTSTTEAAYFAYLLCVCVSSISCCIDPLIYYYASSECQRYLYSILCCRESYNPSSFNSSGQLVASKIDTCSSNLNNSIYKKLLT; encoded by the coding sequence agtcaaAAGCAACAAATACCACCTTAGGTCTTCGGACATTTTTTCTCAGGAATCCCGATGATAAATATGAAccattttgggaggatgaggagaaaaacaaaagtgtGTTAACTGAATATAGATCAATCTCCATCAATAAAAGCCGTCTTCTTCAAAAACCACTTCCTGCGTTCATCTCAGAAGATGCCTCCGGATATCTGACCAGCTCCTGGCTGACACTCTTTGTCCCTTCCGTGTACACGGGTGTATTTGTGGTCAGCCTCCCACTAAACATCATGGCCATCATTGTGTTCATCCTGAAAATGAAGGTCAAGAAGCCGGCGGTGGTGTACATGCTGCACCTGGCCACTGCAGACGTGCTCTTTGTGTCTGTGCTCCCCTTTAAGATCAGCTATTACTTTTCTGGCAGTGATTGGAAGTTTGGGTCTGAATTGTGTCGCTTCGTCACTGCAGCATTTTACTGTAACATGTATGCCTCCATCATGCTCATGACAGTCATTAGCATTGACCGGTTTCTGGCTGTGGTGTATCCCATCCAGTCCCTCTCCTGGCGTACTCTGGGAAGGGCTTCCTTCACTTGTCTGGCCATCTGGGCTTTGGCCATTGCAGGGGTAGTGCCTCTGCTCCTCAAGGAGCAAACCCTCCAGGTGCCCGGGCTCAACATCACCACCTGTCATGATGTGCTCAACGAAACTCTGCTTGAAGGCTACTATGCCTACTACTTCTCAGCCTTCTCTGCTGTCTTCTTTTTTGTGCCGTTGCTCATTTCCACAGTCTGTTATGTGTCCATCATTCGATGTCTTAGCTCCTCCACGGTTGCCAACCGCAGCAAGAAGTCCCGGGCTTTGTTCCTGTCAGCTGCTGTTTTCTGCATCTTCGTCATTTGCTTCGGACCCACAAACATCCTCCTGATTGCTCATTACTCGTTCCTTTTTCACACTTCTACCACAGAGGCTGCCTACTTTGCCTAcctcctctgtgtctgtgtcagcAGCATAAGCTGCTGCATCGACCCCCTGATTTACTATTACGCTTCCTCTGAGTGCCAGAGATACCTCTACAGTATCTTATGCTGCAGAGAAAGttacaatcccagcagttttAACAGTAGTGGGCAGTTGGTGGCAAGTAAAATAGATACCTGCTCTAGTAACCTGAATAACAGCATATACAAAAAGCTGTTAACTTAG